A genomic window from Methylorubrum extorquens includes:
- a CDS encoding SDR family oxidoreductase, with protein MAGQGRRGAARVAVVTGGSAGIGLATAQLFAQKGWSVAILARGAERLAGAEALLAREGGRVLAIPVDVADAAAVEAAADRIERELGPIRAWINNAMTTIVSPADRVTPEEYRSVTGATYLGTVHGTLAALRHMKPRDRGVIVQVSSGLAIRAAPLQAPYCAAKFAINGFTDSLRAELIHENSTIALSVVYLPAVNTPQFGWTRTRTGHGQRAPDPVFDPRLCAEAIHQAVEHPTREVWVGRTSVLMAVAQTLLPSYADRKAAQSWDDMVEDETVPDRRGNLDAPAPGPARIDGTMGERAKTTRSEFWTSRERDALVLGVAGAALLGTALAARALRRPLRLLGRL; from the coding sequence TTGGCAGGGCAGGGACGACGAGGTGCAGCGCGGGTCGCCGTGGTGACAGGCGGCAGCGCGGGGATCGGCCTCGCCACGGCCCAGCTTTTCGCGCAAAAGGGTTGGTCGGTGGCGATCCTGGCGCGTGGCGCGGAGCGCCTCGCCGGGGCCGAGGCGCTGCTCGCCCGTGAGGGCGGGCGCGTGCTGGCGATCCCGGTCGACGTGGCCGACGCTGCGGCGGTCGAGGCGGCAGCCGACCGGATCGAGCGGGAACTCGGGCCGATCCGGGCCTGGATCAACAATGCCATGACGACGATCGTCAGCCCGGCCGACCGGGTCACGCCGGAGGAGTACCGCAGCGTCACCGGGGCGACCTATCTCGGCACCGTCCACGGCACGCTGGCGGCCCTGCGCCACATGAAGCCGCGCGACCGCGGCGTGATCGTGCAGGTCTCCTCCGGGCTGGCGATCCGCGCGGCTCCGCTCCAGGCGCCCTATTGCGCGGCGAAGTTCGCAATCAATGGCTTTACCGACTCGTTGCGCGCCGAACTGATCCACGAGAACAGCACGATCGCGCTCAGCGTGGTCTACCTGCCGGCGGTCAACACACCGCAATTCGGCTGGACCCGCACCCGGACCGGCCACGGGCAGCGCGCACCCGATCCCGTCTTCGATCCGCGCCTGTGCGCCGAGGCGATCCACCAAGCCGTCGAGCATCCGACCCGTGAGGTCTGGGTCGGGCGAACCTCGGTGCTGATGGCGGTGGCCCAAACGCTCCTGCCGTCCTACGCCGACCGCAAGGCGGCCCAGAGTTGGGACGACATGGTGGAGGACGAGACGGTCCCGGATCGGCGCGGCAACCTCGACGCGCCGGCGCCGGGCCCGGCGCGCATCGACGGCACCATGGGCGAGCGGGCCAAGACGACCCGCTCCGAGTTCTGGACCAGCCGGGAGCGCGACGCCCTCGTGCTCGGTGTCGCGGGCGCCGCCCTGCTCGGAACCGCTCTGGCGGCGCGAGCCCTGCGCCGGCCGCTGCGTCTGCTGGGGCGGCTCTAA
- a CDS encoding methyl-accepting chemotaxis protein, giving the protein MFRKPKPNDAQAKLEALDRSLATIEFAMDGRILTANRNFLAVVGYSLDEIIGQHHRIFVDPDYSTSREYSDFWDNLRAGRYAAGEFARLDKSGQRVWLEATYNAVLDAEGRPVRVMKFATDITAKKNETNRLMTMIDGMPIAVMTVNPRDDFKINYLNKTSQTTLQGIEQHLPIGVSQMLGQSFDVFYKDPHHPWTMLADASRLPHRARIKVGPETLDLRTSAINGPDGRYLGPMVTWTVATAQVEMEADVSRVVAAVGNAVEEMQFAAKGLSRSAEDARQRAASVAAGSEQMTASIQEISGQVGSVSERAQRIAAQAETTDTTVRQLAENARKVDAVVAMIRSIADQTNLLALNATIEAARAGAAGRGFAVVAAEVKALAEQTAKATGEISGQIAAIQSATGAAVEAIGTITAAVTDLSGLTLAMASAVEEQAASTHEMSGNIVGVSSAADATGSHVDSVRAIAEDLATHSAGLGASVEKFLKAS; this is encoded by the coding sequence ATGTTTCGCAAGCCGAAGCCCAACGACGCGCAGGCCAAGCTCGAAGCACTCGATCGTTCGCTCGCCACGATCGAATTCGCCATGGACGGCCGGATTCTGACAGCGAACCGGAATTTCCTCGCCGTGGTCGGCTATTCCCTGGACGAGATCATCGGCCAGCATCACCGCATCTTCGTCGACCCCGATTACAGCACGAGTCGCGAATACTCGGATTTCTGGGACAATTTGCGCGCCGGTCGCTACGCAGCCGGCGAGTTCGCGCGGCTCGACAAGTCCGGTCAGCGGGTCTGGCTGGAGGCGACCTACAACGCGGTTCTCGACGCGGAAGGACGACCGGTCCGAGTGATGAAATTTGCCACGGACATCACGGCCAAGAAGAACGAGACCAACCGCCTGATGACGATGATCGACGGTATGCCGATCGCCGTCATGACCGTGAATCCGCGTGACGACTTCAAGATCAATTATCTGAACAAGACCTCGCAGACGACGCTCCAGGGGATCGAGCAACATCTGCCGATCGGGGTTTCGCAGATGCTGGGACAATCTTTCGATGTGTTCTACAAGGACCCTCACCATCCGTGGACCATGCTGGCGGATGCGAGCCGCCTGCCGCATCGGGCCCGGATCAAGGTCGGACCCGAGACGCTCGATCTGCGGACCTCCGCGATCAACGGACCGGACGGACGCTATCTCGGTCCGATGGTGACGTGGACCGTCGCGACCGCACAGGTGGAGATGGAAGCGGACGTCTCGCGGGTCGTTGCGGCGGTCGGCAACGCGGTCGAGGAGATGCAGTTCGCCGCCAAGGGGCTGTCGCGCTCAGCCGAGGATGCCCGGCAGCGCGCGGCCTCTGTGGCGGCGGGCTCTGAGCAGATGACGGCCTCGATCCAGGAGATTTCGGGGCAGGTCGGCAGCGTCTCCGAGCGCGCCCAGCGGATCGCGGCCCAGGCCGAGACGACCGATACCACCGTGCGCCAGTTGGCCGAGAACGCGCGCAAGGTCGATGCGGTGGTGGCGATGATCCGCTCGATCGCCGATCAGACCAACCTGCTCGCCCTCAACGCCACCATCGAGGCGGCCCGCGCGGGCGCGGCCGGACGAGGCTTTGCCGTGGTCGCCGCCGAGGTGAAGGCGCTGGCCGAGCAGACGGCGAAGGCGACCGGCGAGATCTCCGGACAGATCGCCGCGATCCAGAGCGCCACTGGCGCGGCGGTCGAGGCCATCGGCACGATCACCGCGGCGGTGACGGACCTTTCCGGGCTCACCCTCGCCATGGCGAGCGCGGTCGAGGAACAGGCGGCCTCGACGCACGAGATGTCCGGCAACATCGTCGGCGTGTCCTCGGCGGCGGACGCGACCGGCAGCCACGTCGATTCGGTCCGAGCCATCGCCGAGGATCTTGCGACGCATTCCGCCGGCCTGGGCGCCAGCGTCGAGAAGTTCCTCAAGGCGAGCTGA
- a CDS encoding MBL fold metallo-hydrolase: MPGYLPFAGALKLPAYTCDNCGFWQRHFEAPPHCPMCLDARHVVPQDGWRFRTTREAQDAFPCHWEELEPGVWRFWNDPVSGIGPSAYLIRTENGNMGFEACPVFSEAALDQIERLGGMQVLSASHPHSYGALVQLQDRFDPELCLPAADFIWSAALQVSWPYDDFLEPLPGLELHRTAGHFDGHAVLFDRKRKICFCGDALKFELDPNDFRKALTISAHKAFVRGVPLTVSELRRYRDVFERLDFTQTWTPFEPAANVGRTEVLALIDAMLGSRPHAAPVRLDDLAERG; the protein is encoded by the coding sequence TTGCCCGGTTACCTGCCCTTCGCCGGCGCCCTGAAGCTGCCCGCCTACACCTGCGACAATTGCGGGTTCTGGCAGCGCCACTTCGAGGCGCCGCCGCATTGCCCGATGTGCCTCGACGCCCGCCACGTCGTGCCGCAGGACGGCTGGCGCTTCCGCACCACGCGCGAGGCGCAGGACGCCTTCCCCTGCCACTGGGAGGAGCTGGAGCCGGGCGTCTGGCGCTTCTGGAACGATCCGGTCTCCGGCATCGGCCCGAGCGCCTACCTGATCCGGACCGAGAACGGGAACATGGGTTTTGAAGCCTGCCCCGTATTCAGCGAGGCGGCGCTCGACCAGATCGAGCGGCTGGGCGGGATGCAGGTGCTCTCGGCCTCGCACCCGCATTCCTACGGGGCACTGGTGCAGCTTCAGGACCGCTTCGACCCGGAACTGTGCCTGCCGGCGGCCGACTTCATCTGGAGCGCGGCGCTTCAGGTCTCCTGGCCCTACGACGACTTCCTCGAACCCCTTCCCGGATTGGAACTGCACCGCACCGCCGGCCATTTCGACGGCCACGCTGTGCTGTTCGACCGCAAGCGCAAGATCTGTTTCTGCGGCGACGCGCTCAAGTTCGAGCTCGACCCGAACGACTTCCGCAAGGCGCTGACGATTTCGGCCCACAAGGCCTTCGTGCGCGGCGTCCCGCTGACCGTGAGCGAGCTGCGCCGGTACCGCGACGTGTTCGAGCGCCTCGATTTCACCCAGACATGGACCCCGTTCGAGCCTGCCGCCAATGTCGGCCGGACCGAGGTTCTGGCGCTGATCGACGCCATGCTGGGCAGCCGGCCCCATGCCGCCCCGGTGCGCCTCGACGATCTGGCAGAGCGCGGCTGA